A window from Acinonyx jubatus isolate Ajub_Pintada_27869175 chromosome E1, VMU_Ajub_asm_v1.0, whole genome shotgun sequence encodes these proteins:
- the MMP28 gene encoding matrix metalloproteinase-28 isoform X3: MAARVGLLLRALPLLLWGGLDAQLAERGGQELRREAEAFLEKYGYLKDQVPQDITSTRFSNALREFQWVSQLPISGVLDTATLRQMTRPRCGVADTDSQVAWTERISALFAGRLARMRRKKRFAKQGSKWYKQHLSYRLVNWPQHLPEPAVRGAVRAAFQLWSNVSALEFWEAPATVPADIRLTFFHGDHNDGLGNAFDGPDGQQRLYVFQGSHFWEVTPNGNVSEPHPLQERWAGLPPHIEAAAVSLDDGDFYFFKGSRCWRFRGPKPVWSSPQLCRAGGLPRHPDAALFFPPLGRLILFKGARYYVLARGGLQVEPYYPRGLQDWDGVPEEVSGALPRPDGSIIFFRDDRYWRLDQTKLQVMDSGRWATELPWMGCWHANSGGALF; the protein is encoded by the exons gcATTCCTGGAGAAGTACGGATATCTCAAGGACCAGGTCCCCCAAGACATCACCTCGACAAGATTCAGCAATGCCCTCAG AGAGTTCCAGTGGGTGTCCCAGCTGCCCATCAGTGGCGTGCTGGATACTGCCACCTTGCGCCAGATGACACGGCCCCGCTGTGGGGTTGCAGACACAGACAGTCAGGTGGCCTGGACGGAGAGGATCAGTGCCTTGTTTGCTGGACGCCTGGCCAGAATGAGGCGGAAGAAACGCTTTGCAAAGCAAG GCAGCAAGTGGTACAAGCAGCACCTCTCCTACCGCCTGGTGAACTGGCCACAGCACCTACCCGAGCCAGCAGTTCGCGGGGCTGTTCGAGCTGCCTTCCAGCTGTGGAGCAATGTCTCGGCGCTGGAGTTCTGGGAGGCCCCAGCCACAGTCCCCGCTGACATCCGCCTCACCTTCTTCCACGGGGACCACAACGACGGACTGGGCAACGCCTTTGATGGCCCAG ATGGGCAACAGCGACTGTACGTTTTTCAAGGAAGCCACTTCTGGGAGGTGACACCGAATGGCAATGTCTCTGAGCCACACCCACTacaggagaggtgggcagggctgccCCCCCACATTGAGGCTGCTGCAGTGTCACTGGATGATGGGGACTTCTACTTCTTCAAAG GGAGCCGATGCTGGAGGTTCCGGGGCCCTAAGCCAGTGTGGAGTTCACCACAGCTGTGCCGGGCAGGAGGCCTGCCCCGTCACCCAGATGCggccctcttcttccctcctctgggtCGACTGATACTCTTCAAGGGTGCCCGCTACTACGTGCTGGCCCGAGGTGGACTGCAGGTGGAGCCCTACTACCCCCGAGGCCTGCAGGACTGGGACGGTGTCCCTGAGGAGGTCAGTGGCGCCCTGCCCCGGCCCGACGGTTCTATCATCTTCTTCAGGGATGACCGCTACTGGCGCCTTGACCAGACCAAACTGCAGGTGATGGACTCGGGCCGCTGGGCCACAGAGCTGCCCTGGATGGGCTGCTGGCACGCCAACTCGGGGGGTGCCCTATTTTGA
- the MMP28 gene encoding matrix metalloproteinase-28 isoform X2 encodes MAARVGLLLRALPLLLWGGLDAQLAERGGQELRREAEAFLEKYGYLKDQVPQDITSTRFSNALREFQWVSQLPISGVLDTATLRQMTRPRCGVADTDSQVAWTERISALFAGRLARMRRKKRFAKQGSKWYKQHLSYRLVNWPQHLPEPAVRGAVRAAFQLWSNVSALEFWEAPATVPADIRLTFFHGDHNDGLGNAFDGPGGALAHAFLPRRGEAHFDRDERWSLSRRRGRNLFVVLAHEIGHTLGLAHSPAPRALMAPYYKRLGRDALLSWDDVLAVQDLYDGQQRLYVFQGSHFWEVTPNGNVSEPHPLQERWAGLPPHIEAAAVSLDDGDFYFFKGSRCWRFRGPKPVWSSPQLCRAGGLPRHPDAALFFPPLGRLILFKGARYYVLARGGLQVEPYYPRGLQDWDGVPEEVSGALPRPDGSIIFFRDDRYWRLDQTKLQVMDSGRWATELPWMGCWHANSGGALF; translated from the exons gcATTCCTGGAGAAGTACGGATATCTCAAGGACCAGGTCCCCCAAGACATCACCTCGACAAGATTCAGCAATGCCCTCAG AGAGTTCCAGTGGGTGTCCCAGCTGCCCATCAGTGGCGTGCTGGATACTGCCACCTTGCGCCAGATGACACGGCCCCGCTGTGGGGTTGCAGACACAGACAGTCAGGTGGCCTGGACGGAGAGGATCAGTGCCTTGTTTGCTGGACGCCTGGCCAGAATGAGGCGGAAGAAACGCTTTGCAAAGCAAG GCAGCAAGTGGTACAAGCAGCACCTCTCCTACCGCCTGGTGAACTGGCCACAGCACCTACCCGAGCCAGCAGTTCGCGGGGCTGTTCGAGCTGCCTTCCAGCTGTGGAGCAATGTCTCGGCGCTGGAGTTCTGGGAGGCCCCAGCCACAGTCCCCGCTGACATCCGCCTCACCTTCTTCCACGGGGACCACAACGACGGACTGGGCAACGCCTTTGATGGCCCAG GGGGCGCCCTGGCGCACGCCTTCCTGCCCCGCCGTGGCGAAGCGCACTTCGACCGCGACGAGCGCTGGTCCCTGAGCCGCCGCCGCGGGCGCAACCTGTTCGTGGTGCTGGCGCACGAGATCGGCCACACGCTCGGCCTGGCCCACTCGCCCGCGCCGCGCGCGCTCATGGCGCCCTACTACAAGAGGCTGGGCCGCGACGCGCTGCTCAGCTGGGACGACGTGCTGGCGGTGCAGGACCTGTATG ATGGGCAACAGCGACTGTACGTTTTTCAAGGAAGCCACTTCTGGGAGGTGACACCGAATGGCAATGTCTCTGAGCCACACCCACTacaggagaggtgggcagggctgccCCCCCACATTGAGGCTGCTGCAGTGTCACTGGATGATGGGGACTTCTACTTCTTCAAAG GGAGCCGATGCTGGAGGTTCCGGGGCCCTAAGCCAGTGTGGAGTTCACCACAGCTGTGCCGGGCAGGAGGCCTGCCCCGTCACCCAGATGCggccctcttcttccctcctctgggtCGACTGATACTCTTCAAGGGTGCCCGCTACTACGTGCTGGCCCGAGGTGGACTGCAGGTGGAGCCCTACTACCCCCGAGGCCTGCAGGACTGGGACGGTGTCCCTGAGGAGGTCAGTGGCGCCCTGCCCCGGCCCGACGGTTCTATCATCTTCTTCAGGGATGACCGCTACTGGCGCCTTGACCAGACCAAACTGCAGGTGATGGACTCGGGCCGCTGGGCCACAGAGCTGCCCTGGATGGGCTGCTGGCACGCCAACTCGGGGGGTGCCCTATTTTGA
- the MMP28 gene encoding matrix metalloproteinase-28 isoform X1: MAARVGLLLRALPLLLWGGLDAQLAERGGQELRREAEAFLEKYGYLKDQVPQDITSTRFSNALREFQWVSQLPISGVLDTATLRQMTRPRCGVADTDSQVAWTERISALFAGRLARMRRKKRFAKQGSKWYKQHLSYRLVNWPQHLPEPAVRGAVRAAFQLWSNVSALEFWEAPATVPADIRLTFFHGDHNDGLGNAFDGPGGALAHAFLPRRGEAHFDRDERWSLSRRRGRNLFVVLAHEIGHTLGLAHSPAPRALMAPYYKRLGRDALLSWDDVLAVQDLYGKPQGGSVAIQLPGKLFTDFEAWDPHRTQGRRPEIQGPKYCHASFDAITVDGQQRLYVFQGSHFWEVTPNGNVSEPHPLQERWAGLPPHIEAAAVSLDDGDFYFFKGSRCWRFRGPKPVWSSPQLCRAGGLPRHPDAALFFPPLGRLILFKGARYYVLARGGLQVEPYYPRGLQDWDGVPEEVSGALPRPDGSIIFFRDDRYWRLDQTKLQVMDSGRWATELPWMGCWHANSGGALF, translated from the exons gcATTCCTGGAGAAGTACGGATATCTCAAGGACCAGGTCCCCCAAGACATCACCTCGACAAGATTCAGCAATGCCCTCAG AGAGTTCCAGTGGGTGTCCCAGCTGCCCATCAGTGGCGTGCTGGATACTGCCACCTTGCGCCAGATGACACGGCCCCGCTGTGGGGTTGCAGACACAGACAGTCAGGTGGCCTGGACGGAGAGGATCAGTGCCTTGTTTGCTGGACGCCTGGCCAGAATGAGGCGGAAGAAACGCTTTGCAAAGCAAG GCAGCAAGTGGTACAAGCAGCACCTCTCCTACCGCCTGGTGAACTGGCCACAGCACCTACCCGAGCCAGCAGTTCGCGGGGCTGTTCGAGCTGCCTTCCAGCTGTGGAGCAATGTCTCGGCGCTGGAGTTCTGGGAGGCCCCAGCCACAGTCCCCGCTGACATCCGCCTCACCTTCTTCCACGGGGACCACAACGACGGACTGGGCAACGCCTTTGATGGCCCAG GGGGCGCCCTGGCGCACGCCTTCCTGCCCCGCCGTGGCGAAGCGCACTTCGACCGCGACGAGCGCTGGTCCCTGAGCCGCCGCCGCGGGCGCAACCTGTTCGTGGTGCTGGCGCACGAGATCGGCCACACGCTCGGCCTGGCCCACTCGCCCGCGCCGCGCGCGCTCATGGCGCCCTACTACAAGAGGCTGGGCCGCGACGCGCTGCTCAGCTGGGACGACGTGCTGGCGGTGCAGGACCTGTATG GGAAGCCCCAGGGGGGCTCAGTGGCCATCCAGCTCCCAGGAAAGCTGTTCACTGACTTCGAGGCCTGGGACCCCCACAGAACACAGGGAAGGCGCCCTGAAATTCAGGGTCCTAAATATTGCCATGCTTCCTTCGATGCCATCACTGTAG ATGGGCAACAGCGACTGTACGTTTTTCAAGGAAGCCACTTCTGGGAGGTGACACCGAATGGCAATGTCTCTGAGCCACACCCACTacaggagaggtgggcagggctgccCCCCCACATTGAGGCTGCTGCAGTGTCACTGGATGATGGGGACTTCTACTTCTTCAAAG GGAGCCGATGCTGGAGGTTCCGGGGCCCTAAGCCAGTGTGGAGTTCACCACAGCTGTGCCGGGCAGGAGGCCTGCCCCGTCACCCAGATGCggccctcttcttccctcctctgggtCGACTGATACTCTTCAAGGGTGCCCGCTACTACGTGCTGGCCCGAGGTGGACTGCAGGTGGAGCCCTACTACCCCCGAGGCCTGCAGGACTGGGACGGTGTCCCTGAGGAGGTCAGTGGCGCCCTGCCCCGGCCCGACGGTTCTATCATCTTCTTCAGGGATGACCGCTACTGGCGCCTTGACCAGACCAAACTGCAGGTGATGGACTCGGGCCGCTGGGCCACAGAGCTGCCCTGGATGGGCTGCTGGCACGCCAACTCGGGGGGTGCCCTATTTTGA
- the CE1H17orf50 gene encoding uncharacterized protein C17orf50 homolog, translated as MDKHGVKTPLWKKELVEPQAREAAAAEEEEEGLEEEEDDDEEERPREQTAAEGEAQCREAEGGEGRERDSVSYCPLRQESSTQQVALLRRTDSGFWGWLSPFVLLGGLAAPADR; from the exons ATGGATAAGCATG GAGTGAAGACTCCCTTGTGGAAGAAGGAACTGGTAGAGCCGCAGGCCAGAGAGGCTGCGGCggcggaggaagaggaggaggggttggaggaagaggaggacgacGACGAGGAGGAGAGGCCGCGGGAGCAGACGGCGGCCGAGGGCGAGGCGCAGTGCCGGGAGGCGGAGGGCGGCGAGGGTCGCGAGCGGGACTCCGTGTCCTACTGCCCGCTGCGCCAGGAGTCCAGCACCCAGCAGGTGGCGCTGCTGCGGCGCACGGACAGCGGCTTCTGGGGCTGGCTCAGCCCCTTCGTGCTGCTCGGCGGCCTGGCGGCTCCGGCGGACAGGTGA
- the GAS2L2 gene encoding GAS2-like protein 2: protein MSKPRGRGRRPGTVGPPVRSIRPFKSSEHYLEAMKEDLAEWLRDLYGLDINAANFLQVLETGLVLCRHANAITEAALAFLAEAPARAQRMPLPRAGVSCNGAAQPGTFQARDNVSNFIHWCRKEMGIQEVVMFETEDLVLRKNVKNVVLCLLELGRRAWRFGVAAPTLVRLEEEIDEELRQELALPPPDPPPPEPPTRRPCHFRNLDQMVQSLVSHCTCPVQFSMVKVSEGKYRVGDSNTLIFIRILRNHVMVRVGGGWDTLGHYLDKHDPCRCTSLSHKTGSFQKPPVPPVQHEVRVQDGPSLPQPTMTISRSQSPLPPVDWKTYTSSGRKLRALTSSSPRAHSKRGAEAGLPRETASLLRCQERSPTPSRRQLPARDSPPGPQSSSPRRSQDPQGTSSGKKEERYSPEHPRGRTPTSWVHDGIDSQGTHARAPTSQRFRAPEATAKKTPVRGLSPLPRSSSPAKPVSLKPPPRGEAEGASAQLREPAAVRSPTPVKGPTKIPVRLPPAHPPTPGSSFPGPASVGTMTELGSGSIPVRAVTGDPAGWRHEDSFVDAKQGDQKLDIQVTAKAGEPQGLGPHQWEGRYPPLLLGGTKDQAMYHTLEEELLTNMKLLEVGVACPQGTGSGVIPRSGVYVPSLCGRWPEPGGPYDKVIQELAQGPPVLLKVDLGAWKAAPTGSPKLAATTGPGSPKGKLGALKSEPKVKASLSAKVTRVKKVPAQGGQDCSAPTVSASLEAPSPSPSDPNSDKTKVCLGKDKRTLRKPQRVPSIYKLKLRPRIRPRRDHRPEKQPSRIPKPLAYLHLGSARALPRGRLVRAVLDSKGVESHPVDGASAGEEEEGKKWKEPAAPLKSSLQALEGGGLQQIDQDPLQPEEESWV, encoded by the exons ATGTCCAAGCCTAGGGGACGTGGGAGGAGGCCTGGGACTGTTGGGCCACCAGTGCGTAGCATCCGGCCCTTTAAGTCCAGCGAGCACTACCTGGAAGCCATGAAGGAGGATCTGGCTGAGTGGCTTCGGGATCTCTATGGGCTGGACATCAACGCGGCCAACTTCCTGCAGGTCCTGGAGACAGGCCTGGTGCTGTGCCGGCACGCCAACGCCATCACGGAGGCTGCCCTGGCCTTCCTGGCTGAAGCACCTGCTCGAGCCCAAAGGATGCCCCTGCCTCGGGCTGGGGTTTCCTGCAACGGGGCTGCCCAGCCGGGCACCTTCCAGGCCCGGGACAATGTCTCCAACTTCATCCATTGGTGTCGAAAGGAGATGGGCATCCAAG AGGTGGTGATGTTCGAGACCGAGGACCTGGTGCTACGCAAGAACGTGAAGAACGTGGTGCTGTGCTTGCTGGAGCTGGGCCGCCGAGCCTGGCGCTTCGGTGTGGCGGCGCCGACCCTGGTGCGGCTGGAGGAGGAGATCGACGAGGAGCTGCGGCAGGAGCTGGCCCTGCCCCCGCCGGACCCCCCGCCGCCCGAGCCCCCTACGCGTCGGCCCTGCCACTTCCGCAACCTGGACCAGATG GTACAGAGCCTCGTCAGCCACTGCACGTGCCCAGTTCAGTTCTCCATGGTCAAGGTGTCTGAGGGGAAGTACCGCGTGGGGGACTCCAACACTCTCATCTTCATCCGG ATCCTCCGGAACCATGTGATGGTGCGTGTGGGGGGCGGCTGGGACACACTCGGCCATTATCTGGACAAACATGACCCCTGCCGGTGCACGTCCCTCT CACACAAGACGGGCAGTTTCCAGAAGCCCCCTGTCCCACCGGTGCAGCATGAAGTGAGGGTGCAGGATGGGCCCTCGCTGCCTCAACCTACGATGACTATCAGCCGTTCCCAGAGCCCGCTGCCCCCCGTGGACTGGAAGACATACACCTCTTCAGGCCGAAAGCTGAGggccctcacctcctcctcccctagAGCCCACAGTAAAAGAGGAGCAGAGGCGGGACTCCCCAGAGAGACAGCATCACTCCTGAG GTGCCAGGAGAGGTCACCTACCCCATCTCGGAGGCAGTTGCCAGCTCGGGACAGCCCACCTGGCCCCCAATCCTCATCCCCCCGTAGAAGCCAAGACCCACAGGGTACCTCCTCAGGGAAAAAGGAGGAGAGATACTCCCCTGAACACCCCAGAGGAAGGACTCCCACATCTTGGGTTCATGACGGGATAGACAGCCAGGGAACTCATGCCAGAGCCCCCACCTCCCAGAGATTCCGAGCCCCTGAAGCCACAGCCAAAAAGACACCAGTGAGAGGACTATCCCCACTGCCTCGTTCCTCCAGCCCAGCCAAGCCTGTGAGCCTCAAGCCACCACCCAGGGGTGAGGCTGAGGGTGCTTCTGCCCAGCTCAGGGAGCCAGCAGCTGTCCGCTCTCCAACCCCTGTTAAAGGGCCCACCAAGATCCCTGTCCGattgccccctgcccaccccccaactccaggAAGTAGCTTCCCAGGTCCTGCAAGTGTAGGTACCATGACAGAATTGGGGAGCGGATCCATCCCAGTAAGGGCTGTCACTGGGGACCCGGCTGGGTGGAGACATGAGGACTCCTTTGTGGATGCGAAGCAAGGGGACCAGAAGCTGGACATCCAGGTGACAGCAAAGGCTGGGGAACCTCAGGGCTTGGGCCCACACCAGTGGGAGGGGCGAtatcctcccctgctcctgggtGGGACCAAGGATCAGGCCATGTACCACACGCTCGAGGAAGAGCTTTTGACCAACATGAAGCTGCTAGAGGTGGGAGTTGCCTGCCCCCAGGGCACAGGGTCTGGGGTCATCCCTCGAAGTGGAGTCTATGTCCCCAGCCTATGTGGGCGATGGCCCGAGCCTGGGGGTCCTTATGACAAAGTTATCCAAGAACTGGCTCAGGGTCCCCCAGTCCTCCTTAAAGTGGACCTGGGAGCCTGGAAGGCAGCCCCTACAGGTTCCCCTAAACTAGCTGCTACCACAGGCCCAGGAAGCCCTAAAGGGAAACTGGGAGCCCTTAAGAGTGAGCCAAAGGTAAAGGCAAGCCTGAGTGCCAAGGTCACCAGAGTGAAGAAGGTCCCAGCTCAAGGAGGGCAGGACTGCTCAGCTCCTACTGTGTCTGCCAGCCTGGAAGCCCCCTCACCTTCACCCTCGGACCCCAATTCTGACAAAACCAAGGTATGTCTGGGCAAGGACAAGAGAACACTCCGAAAGCCCCAGAGAGTTCCATCCATCTACAAGCTGAAGCTGAGGCCCAGGATCCGGCCCCGGAGAGACCACAGACCCGAGAAGCAGCCTTCACGCATCCCGAAGCCACTGGCCTACCTCCACCTGGGTTCAGCCAGGGCACTCCCCAGAGGCAGGCTGGTGAGAGCAGTGCTGGACAGCAAGGGAGTGGAGTCCCACCCAGTGGATGGCGCctcagcaggggaggaggaagaaggaaagaagtggaAAGAACCAGCTGCTCCACTGaagagcagcctccaggctttggAGGGTGGGGGTCTCCAGCAGATTGATCAAGACCCACTCCAACCTGAGGAGGAGTCCTGGGTCTGA